In the genome of Opitutia bacterium KCR 482, one region contains:
- the metK gene encoding methionine adenosyltransferase, which translates to MIDKFVFSSESVGEGHPDKVADYISDSVLDACLEQDKFSRVACETLVKSNCVVIAGEITTKAKLDYEKIVRKAIEEIGYTNDDDVFHADKIFLTNLLTKQSPDIAQGVDARKAKGKETAEQGAGDQGIMFGYATNETPEYMPAAIMFAHRILTELAKQRKSGKGPKWLRPDCKSQVAVAYENGKPAYIENVVVSTQHAAGVDHKTIKNYIVEKVVKKVLPKKLLTKNTKFLVNPTGNFVVGGPQGDSGLTGRKIIVDSYGGYGRHGGGAFSGKDPSKVDRSAAYMCRWVAKNIVAAKLADKCEIQVAYAIGYPQPLSIAIDTFGTGKVPEEKIEKAVRKVFSFKPADIVKQLDLLRPIYKKTTNYGHFTKSDLPWEKTDKADALKAAAAK; encoded by the coding sequence ATGATAGACAAATTCGTATTCTCGTCCGAGTCGGTTGGCGAAGGCCACCCCGACAAAGTTGCCGACTATATCTCCGACAGCGTTCTCGACGCGTGTCTCGAACAGGACAAATTCAGCCGCGTCGCGTGCGAAACGCTCGTAAAGAGCAACTGCGTTGTCATCGCAGGCGAAATCACGACGAAGGCGAAGCTCGACTACGAGAAAATCGTCCGCAAGGCGATTGAGGAAATCGGCTACACGAACGACGACGACGTTTTCCACGCCGACAAAATCTTCCTCACAAACCTCCTTACCAAACAGTCGCCCGACATCGCGCAGGGCGTAGACGCCCGCAAGGCGAAGGGCAAGGAAACTGCGGAACAGGGCGCGGGCGACCAGGGCATCATGTTCGGCTACGCCACAAACGAAACGCCCGAATACATGCCCGCGGCGATTATGTTCGCCCACAGAATTTTGACGGAGCTTGCAAAACAGCGCAAGAGCGGCAAAGGCCCGAAATGGCTGCGCCCCGACTGCAAAAGCCAGGTCGCGGTTGCCTACGAAAACGGCAAGCCCGCGTACATCGAAAACGTCGTCGTTTCCACCCAGCACGCCGCGGGCGTAGACCACAAGACCATAAAAAACTACATTGTCGAAAAGGTCGTCAAAAAGGTTCTGCCCAAAAAGCTCCTCACAAAGAACACAAAGTTCCTCGTCAACCCGACGGGCAACTTCGTGGTCGGCGGGCCTCAGGGCGACTCCGGGCTTACGGGGCGCAAAATCATCGTAGACTCCTACGGCGGCTACGGACGCCACGGCGGCGGCGCGTTCTCCGGCAAAGACCCCAGCAAGGTCGACCGCTCTGCGGCGTACATGTGCCGCTGGGTCGCAAAGAACATCGTTGCGGCGAAGCTTGCCGACAAGTGCGAAATTCAGGTCGCGTACGCAATCGGCTATCCCCAGCCGCTTAGCATTGCAATAGACACTTTCGGCACGGGCAAAGTCCCCGAAGAGAAAATCGAAAAGGCCGTCCGCAAGGTGTTCAGCTTCAAACCCGCCGACATCGTAAAGCAGCTCGATTTGCTCCGCCCGATTTACAAGAAGACGACGAACTACGGGCACTTCACGAAGTCCGATTTGCCGTGGGAAAAGACCGATAAGGCGGACGCGCTCAAAGCCGCAGCCGCAAAATAG
- the proS gene encoding proline--tRNA ligase, whose amino-acid sequence MAKEKRTAIEPTRAQDYPEWYQQVIKAADLAENSPVRGCMVIKPWGYSLWENMQHGLDKMFKDTGHTNAYFPLFIPVSYLEKEAEHVEGFAKECAVVTHSRLEAGPDGKLVPASPLEEPLVVRPTSETIIGEMYSRWVQSYRDLPILVNQWANVVRWEMRTRLFLRTAEFLWQEGHTAHATRGEAEIETKKMLRVYETFAQDYMAVPVICGRKTEGEKFPGAVDTYCIEAMMQDRKALQAGTSHFLGQNFAKSSNIKYLSESGAQEYAWTTSWGVSTRLIGGMVMTHSDDDGLVLPPRLAPLHVVVLPVLHKEEERANVLAYCDSLKKELEEKTFCGLPVKVSVDARDLRGGEKMWGWVKKGVPLRVEVGPRDIASDSLFVARRDTGEKKAIARSEFVGTIAEILQSIQDNLFARAKKYRDENTVEISSKEDFYAYFTPKNEKKPEIHGGFAVAEYDGSEEVEDMLRKDLRVTVRCIPLEGGEPKGGKCIFTGRPAKYRAIFAKSY is encoded by the coding sequence ATGGCAAAAGAAAAAAGAACGGCGATTGAGCCGACGCGCGCTCAGGACTATCCCGAATGGTATCAACAGGTAATCAAGGCGGCGGACTTGGCTGAAAACAGCCCCGTTCGCGGTTGCATGGTCATCAAACCGTGGGGGTACTCGCTTTGGGAAAACATGCAGCACGGCCTCGACAAAATGTTCAAGGACACGGGGCACACAAACGCGTACTTCCCGCTCTTCATTCCCGTAAGCTACCTCGAAAAGGAGGCGGAGCATGTCGAGGGCTTTGCCAAGGAATGCGCGGTTGTAACCCACTCGCGCCTCGAAGCGGGGCCCGACGGGAAGCTCGTTCCCGCCTCTCCGCTCGAAGAACCGCTCGTCGTCCGCCCGACTTCCGAAACAATCATCGGCGAAATGTATTCGCGCTGGGTTCAGTCCTACCGCGACCTCCCCATTTTGGTCAACCAGTGGGCGAACGTCGTAAGGTGGGAAATGCGCACGCGCCTTTTTCTCCGCACCGCCGAATTCCTCTGGCAGGAGGGGCACACCGCGCACGCCACGCGCGGGGAAGCGGAAATCGAGACAAAGAAAATGCTCCGCGTCTACGAAACTTTCGCGCAAGACTACATGGCGGTCCCCGTAATTTGCGGGCGCAAAACCGAGGGCGAGAAATTCCCCGGAGCTGTCGATACATATTGCATCGAGGCCATGATGCAGGACAGAAAGGCGTTGCAGGCGGGCACTTCCCACTTCTTGGGGCAGAATTTTGCGAAGTCGAGCAACATCAAATACCTCTCCGAGTCGGGCGCGCAGGAATACGCGTGGACGACAAGCTGGGGCGTCTCGACGCGCCTTATCGGCGGCATGGTCATGACGCACTCAGACGACGACGGGCTTGTTCTGCCGCCGAGGCTCGCGCCCCTGCATGTCGTGGTTCTCCCCGTTCTCCACAAGGAGGAGGAACGCGCCAACGTGCTCGCCTACTGCGACAGCCTCAAAAAGGAGCTTGAAGAAAAGACATTCTGCGGGCTTCCCGTCAAAGTCTCCGTCGACGCCCGAGACCTGCGCGGCGGCGAAAAAATGTGGGGCTGGGTCAAGAAGGGCGTTCCTCTCAGGGTCGAAGTCGGCCCGCGCGACATCGCGTCGGATTCGCTGTTCGTCGCCCGCCGCGATACGGGCGAGAAAAAGGCCATTGCACGCTCCGAGTTCGTCGGAACAATCGCCGAAATCTTGCAGTCGATACAGGACAACCTCTTCGCCCGCGCAAAGAAATACCGCGACGAAAACACCGTCGAAATTTCCTCGAAGGAGGACTTCTATGCGTACTTCACCCCGAAGAACGAAAAGAAGCCCGAAATCCACGGCGGCTTTGCCGTCGCCGAATACGACGGCAGCGAAGAGGTCGAGGACATGCTCAGAAAGGATTTGCGCGTGACCGTGCGCTGCATTCCGCTTGAAGGCGGCGAGCCGAAGGGCGGAAAGTGCATATTCACGGGGCGTCCCGCAAAATACCGCGCGATATTCGCAAAGTCCTACTAA
- the dinB gene encoding DNA polymerase IV, which yields MKTMPADRTILHCDLNGFYASVEALAHPEIGDKPMAVSGNPRIRHGIILAKNEAAKKYGISTGEPIFQAKRKCPKLILLEPHHEKYAEYSRRVNEIYSRFTNRVEPFGIDESWLDVSGSLSLFGSGVEIADKLRETVKSELGLTISVGVSFNKVFAKLGSDYKKPDATTLFGRGQTQIIRGLPVRDMLFVGRSTAETLRRMGIQTIGDLADADENFLIRRFGKHGKSLSEAARGEENSPVAFYGEDDEAKSVGNSITFKRDLDGAADIRAGLELVAEKVARRMKRDGVKCTVIHATIKGADFSCLTRQTTVDKPTNSRLALAETAMRLVSTNWDLKSPIRMLGIAGSGLVDANAPYQADLFEPPQELSEKNEKAEDAFFDIREKFGKSAISFGSEFERKDRDIDG from the coding sequence ATGAAAACCATGCCCGCCGACAGGACAATCCTACACTGCGACCTCAACGGATTCTACGCGTCCGTCGAAGCCCTCGCCCACCCCGAAATAGGCGACAAGCCCATGGCGGTGTCGGGGAATCCGCGAATCAGGCACGGCATAATTCTCGCGAAGAACGAGGCGGCAAAAAAGTACGGCATAAGCACGGGAGAGCCGATTTTTCAGGCAAAGAGAAAATGCCCCAAGCTCATTCTGCTCGAACCGCACCACGAAAAATACGCGGAGTATTCGCGCAGGGTGAACGAAATCTACTCGCGGTTTACGAACAGGGTGGAACCGTTCGGAATAGACGAGTCGTGGCTCGACGTGAGCGGCTCGCTCTCGCTTTTCGGGTCGGGCGTCGAAATTGCCGACAAGCTCCGCGAAACGGTGAAGTCGGAACTCGGACTTACGATTTCGGTGGGCGTTTCATTCAACAAAGTCTTCGCAAAGCTCGGCAGCGACTACAAAAAGCCAGACGCAACAACCCTCTTCGGGCGCGGACAAACGCAGATTATCCGCGGACTGCCCGTCCGCGACATGCTGTTTGTCGGCCGCTCGACGGCGGAAACCCTGCGCCGAATGGGAATACAGACCATCGGAGACCTCGCCGACGCCGACGAAAACTTCCTAATCCGCCGCTTCGGCAAGCACGGAAAATCGCTGTCGGAGGCGGCGCGGGGCGAGGAAAATTCGCCCGTGGCGTTTTACGGAGAGGACGACGAAGCGAAGTCGGTGGGAAACTCCATAACTTTCAAGCGCGACCTCGACGGCGCGGCGGACATCAGGGCGGGGCTCGAACTCGTCGCCGAAAAAGTCGCGCGGCGCATGAAGCGCGACGGCGTGAAATGCACGGTTATTCACGCGACAATCAAGGGCGCGGACTTCTCGTGCCTGACGCGCCAGACCACCGTGGACAAGCCGACGAATTCGAGGCTCGCGCTCGCGGAAACCGCCATGCGGCTTGTCTCGACAAACTGGGATTTGAAATCGCCAATCCGCATGCTGGGAATAGCGGGGTCGGGGCTTGTGGACGCGAACGCGCCCTACCAAGCCGACCTCTTCGAACCGCCGCAGGAGCTTTCCGAAAAAAACGAAAAAGCCGAAGACGCATTCTTCGACATTCGCGAAAAATTCGGGAAGTCGGCAATCAGCTTCGGCTCGGAATTCGAGCGCAAAGACAGGGACATCGACGGATAG
- the hemB gene encoding porphobilinogen synthase — protein sequence MNENFKLDIKKRPRRLRKSDAILSLCEETRVSPSDLILPVFLKEGKNGADKIPSMPNVYRHTIDSLLRLCDGLAKKGVMAIAPFPLVERSKKTLLADEAVNPKSLANRAIAAVKKRFPEMAVVADIALDPYTSHGHDGILDDSGTWIINDETVEILAAMALVAAQSGADFVAPSDMMDGRIGAIRSALDDCDFQDTAIMAYSAKYASAFYGPFRDAIGSAPKQQGKAKKYLDKKGYQLNPANSREALKEAALDEEEGADVIMVKPAGHYLDIIAKIKERTTLPIAAYQVSGEYSMIMAAAQNGWIDLEKTVRESLVSIKRAGADMILTYFADGAL from the coding sequence ATGAACGAAAATTTCAAGCTCGATATAAAAAAGCGTCCGCGCCGCCTGCGCAAGAGCGACGCCATTCTCTCCCTCTGCGAGGAAACGCGCGTTTCCCCCTCCGATTTGATTCTGCCCGTCTTCCTTAAAGAGGGCAAAAACGGAGCGGACAAAATTCCGTCGATGCCCAACGTCTACCGCCACACAATCGACTCTCTCCTGCGCCTCTGCGACGGCTTGGCGAAAAAGGGCGTCATGGCGATTGCCCCGTTCCCGCTTGTCGAACGCTCTAAGAAGACCCTCCTCGCCGACGAGGCGGTCAACCCGAAGTCCCTCGCAAACCGCGCGATTGCCGCCGTGAAAAAACGCTTTCCCGAAATGGCGGTTGTCGCCGACATCGCGCTCGATCCCTACACCTCGCACGGGCACGACGGCATTCTCGACGATTCGGGAACGTGGATTATCAACGACGAAACCGTCGAGATTCTCGCGGCGATGGCTCTTGTCGCCGCCCAGTCGGGCGCGGATTTCGTCGCGCCGAGCGACATGATGGACGGCAGAATAGGCGCAATCCGCTCCGCCCTCGACGACTGCGACTTTCAGGACACCGCAATCATGGCGTACAGCGCAAAGTATGCCTCCGCTTTCTACGGGCCTTTCCGCGACGCAATCGGTTCCGCGCCCAAGCAGCAGGGCAAGGCGAAGAAGTATCTCGACAAAAAAGGCTACCAGTTAAATCCCGCAAACTCCCGCGAGGCTCTGAAAGAGGCGGCTCTCGACGAAGAGGAGGGCGCGGACGTCATCATGGTAAAGCCTGCGGGGCACTATCTCGACATCATTGCTAAAATCAAAGAGCGCACGACTCTTCCGATTGCCGCATATCAGGTTTCGGGCGAATATTCCATGATTATGGCTGCGGCGCAAAACGGCTGGATTGATTTGGAGAAGACGGTGAGGGAGTCTCTTGTGTCAATAAAACGCGCAGGAGCGGACATGATACTGACTTACTTCGCTGACGGCGCGTTATAG
- the cysS gene encoding cysteine--tRNA ligase: MNVSIHNTLSRQKDVLTPETDTFRMYCCGPTVYGPAHIGNFRTFVVQDILRRTLECSGLKVKHVRNITDVDDKTIRESRKLGVSLKEFTKKWEDKFHADCDKLNMLRPTVEPRATEHIAEQLDMVSTLVDNGHAYPAKDGSVYFKIASFPDYGKLAGLDREHMATQAVNSAGEANNADEYERENVSDFALWKGRKPEDGENFWKSPWGDGRPGWHIECSAMSRKYLGDTFDLHGGGIDLCFPHHENEIAQSECSTGKSPYVRYWFHSAHLMVEGQKMSKSLGNLYTLDDLTAKGYTPAQIRYALLSGHYRQQLNFTFKGLDDAKSALAKLSKSAKAALEKSGMSFGDFEKLVKPENNFAGTIFEPAWNALCDDLNTPKALGEIFGALPKLGGDKKDVAALGSLMYALGIDLSEKTEESAADAPEEITALAQARWDAKKSRDFAKADELRKKLAELGWSVLDKKDGFDIKKI, encoded by the coding sequence ATGAATGTATCAATCCACAACACCCTTTCACGACAAAAAGACGTTCTGACGCCCGAAACCGACACGTTCAGAATGTACTGCTGCGGCCCGACGGTCTACGGCCCCGCGCACATCGGCAATTTCAGGACGTTTGTCGTGCAGGACATTCTGCGGCGCACGCTCGAATGCTCGGGGTTGAAGGTAAAACATGTAAGAAACATCACCGACGTCGACGACAAAACAATCCGCGAAAGCCGCAAACTGGGGGTGTCGCTCAAAGAATTTACGAAGAAGTGGGAAGACAAATTCCACGCCGACTGCGACAAGCTCAACATGCTCCGCCCCACCGTGGAGCCGCGGGCGACCGAACACATCGCCGAACAGCTCGACATGGTTTCGACGCTCGTGGACAACGGGCACGCCTACCCCGCAAAAGACGGCAGCGTATACTTTAAAATAGCGTCGTTCCCCGACTACGGGAAACTCGCCGGTCTCGACCGCGAGCACATGGCGACGCAGGCGGTAAACTCGGCGGGAGAGGCAAACAACGCCGACGAATACGAGCGCGAAAACGTATCAGACTTCGCGCTGTGGAAGGGACGCAAGCCCGAAGACGGCGAGAACTTCTGGAAGTCGCCGTGGGGCGATGGCAGACCGGGCTGGCACATAGAGTGCTCGGCGATGTCGCGCAAATACCTCGGAGACACTTTCGACCTGCACGGCGGCGGCATCGACCTCTGCTTTCCCCACCACGAAAACGAAATCGCGCAGAGCGAGTGCTCGACGGGCAAATCGCCCTACGTCCGCTACTGGTTCCACAGCGCGCACCTGATGGTCGAGGGACAGAAGATGTCGAAAAGCCTCGGCAACCTCTACACGCTCGACGACCTCACGGCGAAGGGCTACACGCCAGCGCAAATCAGATACGCACTGCTTTCGGGGCACTACCGCCAGCAGCTCAACTTCACGTTCAAGGGGCTTGACGACGCAAAGAGCGCGTTGGCAAAGCTGTCGAAATCGGCAAAGGCGGCGCTCGAAAAATCGGGAATGTCGTTCGGCGATTTCGAAAAGCTCGTAAAGCCCGAAAACAACTTTGCGGGGACGATTTTCGAACCCGCGTGGAACGCACTTTGCGACGACCTCAACACGCCCAAAGCACTCGGCGAAATCTTCGGCGCGCTGCCGAAACTCGGCGGAGACAAAAAGGACGTCGCAGCCCTCGGCTCGCTGATGTACGCGCTCGGCATAGACCTCTCGGAAAAGACGGAGGAATCCGCCGCAGACGCCCCCGAAGAAATCACCGCCCTCGCACAGGCGCGTTGGGACGCAAAAAAGTCAAGGGACTTCGCAAAAGCCGACGAACTGCGCAAAAAACTTGCGGAACTCGGGTGGAGCGTGCTCGACAAAAAAGACGGTTTCGACATCAAAAAAATTTAA
- the ispH gene encoding 4-hydroxy-3-methylbut-2-enyl diphosphate reductase yields MKVIRAKSAGFCFGVERAIEIATTCTDGGKCKVFTDGPLIHNRQMMERLTQCGVLEIGDYKSESSIDDQIKGTSQSDSVLVFRAHGVSPDRRKYLQSLGMRCKDATCPDVGKIAGIIKMHANKNFTTVIVGDPDHPEVIGLLGYAGGRGYVVKDKKAIDALPDIKGDICMVSQSTMFTDDYNEISEYFKKRFPDTKVIDTICGATKERQKDVNVLAEKGAEAIVVIGGKHSANTVKLAIMAQRTGLPCFHIETLKELDLDAIKKFGVVGVTAGASTPDFLIDEVCNRLENL; encoded by the coding sequence ATGAAAGTAATAAGAGCAAAAAGCGCGGGATTCTGCTTCGGAGTGGAGCGCGCGATTGAAATCGCGACAACATGCACCGACGGCGGCAAATGCAAGGTCTTTACCGACGGTCCGCTTATCCACAACAGGCAGATGATGGAACGCCTCACGCAGTGCGGGGTTCTCGAAATAGGCGACTATAAAAGCGAGTCGTCAATCGACGACCAAATCAAAGGCACTTCGCAAAGCGACAGCGTGCTCGTGTTCCGCGCCCACGGCGTCTCGCCCGACCGCCGCAAATACCTGCAAAGCCTCGGCATGCGCTGCAAGGACGCCACCTGCCCCGACGTGGGGAAAATCGCGGGCATAATCAAAATGCACGCAAACAAAAATTTCACGACCGTCATCGTAGGCGACCCCGACCACCCGGAAGTAATCGGGCTTCTCGGCTACGCGGGCGGACGCGGGTACGTCGTCAAAGACAAAAAGGCGATAGACGCCCTGCCCGACATCAAGGGCGACATCTGCATGGTCTCGCAGTCGACAATGTTCACCGACGACTACAACGAAATTTCCGAATACTTCAAAAAACGCTTCCCCGACACGAAGGTCATCGACACCATCTGCGGCGCGACGAAGGAACGCCAGAAAGACGTGAACGTGCTCGCCGAAAAGGGCGCGGAGGCGATTGTGGTAATAGGCGGCAAACACTCGGCGAACACCGTAAAGCTTGCAATCATGGCGCAGCGCACGGGGCTTCCGTGCTTCCACATCGAAACGCTCAAAGAGCTGGACCTCGACGCAATCAAAAAATTCGGCGTCGTGGGGGTCACCGCGGGCGCGTCCACGCCCGACTTCCTCATCGACGAAGTCTGCAACAGGCTCGAAAATCTTTGA
- the gspG gene encoding type II secretion system major pseudopilin GspG — protein MENHAHSFGRRAAKSARRAFTIIEVLLAIALISLLAFIVVGNLDTLMTGGQTKIAKSMVEDSFATPLMSFKLSVGRYPTTEEGLNALVNAPDALSERWKGPYARSLPLDPWGNAYQYRCPSTKSKVGYDVWSNGPDGQPDTEDDIGNW, from the coding sequence ATGGAAAATCACGCACATTCTTTCGGACGCCGCGCGGCGAAATCGGCGCGGAGGGCTTTCACGATTATCGAAGTACTGCTGGCAATCGCGCTGATATCGCTGCTTGCGTTCATCGTGGTCGGCAACCTCGACACGCTCATGACGGGCGGGCAGACGAAAATCGCAAAGTCGATGGTCGAGGACTCGTTCGCGACTCCGCTGATGTCGTTCAAACTTTCCGTCGGCAGATACCCGACGACAGAAGAGGGGCTGAACGCCCTCGTCAACGCGCCAGACGCGCTCTCCGAAAGATGGAAAGGCCCGTACGCGCGAAGCCTGCCGCTCGACCCGTGGGGAAACGCCTACCAGTACAGGTGCCCCTCGACGAAAAGCAAGGTCGGCTACGACGTGTGGTCGAACGGTCCCGACGGACAGCCCGACACCGAAGACGACATCGGCAACTGGTAG
- a CDS encoding prepilin-type N-terminal cleavage/methylation domain-containing protein — translation MRRAAFTLTEVLLAIALIAAMAGFVAAGTGLFSKDALLARAPERVFISALKTAKIEAATRGRKMSLALESGAIVVRDASDKSEAAKFALPSDETFRAGLIPQYPETVGRESADFPDVPLDSIEVGADGTCTPASAVFRFGDETPATVKIDPLCAEATGIEK, via the coding sequence ATGCGGCGCGCGGCGTTCACCCTGACCGAAGTGCTGCTTGCAATAGCCCTGATTGCCGCAATGGCGGGCTTTGTAGCGGCGGGCACGGGGCTGTTTTCGAAAGACGCGCTTCTTGCGCGCGCGCCCGAACGCGTTTTCATTTCCGCGCTCAAAACCGCAAAAATAGAGGCTGCGACGCGCGGGCGAAAAATGTCGCTCGCGCTCGAATCTGGCGCGATTGTGGTTCGCGACGCCTCCGACAAATCCGAAGCCGCGAAGTTCGCCCTCCCCTCCGACGAAACTTTCCGCGCCGGGCTAATCCCGCAATATCCCGAAACCGTCGGGCGCGAATCGGCGGATTTCCCCGACGTGCCCCTCGACTCAATCGAAGTCGGCGCGGACGGAACGTGCACGCCCGCAAGCGCAGTCTTCCGCTTCGGCGACGAAACGCCCGCGACGGTGAAAATCGACCCGCTCTGCGCGGAGGCAACGGGAATCGAAAAATGA
- a CDS encoding type II secretion system protein, with the protein MEGGKMRRAFTLLEVVLAMSVAAVVMFGCAATLLNLVNTAERVEGGWSLTKHADGAEKFLRAAFINSALLHASKIGNVSHQNASNTLAVAEIPESAETALAFEIDEQTPILLAAERFSPEKICYLSHDTDGLSLVWRHANAEKKNSEAVLYKTPLSPYVKKISYLIPDTNGWREEDDLSNIGDMPSYVKLLFERAGEKIERIIPLSGMLDPNLK; encoded by the coding sequence ATGGAGGGCGGAAAAATGAGACGCGCGTTCACACTCTTGGAGGTGGTGCTCGCGATGTCCGTGGCGGCGGTCGTGATGTTCGGCTGCGCCGCGACGCTGCTTAATTTGGTGAACACCGCGGAGCGCGTCGAGGGCGGCTGGTCGCTCACAAAACACGCCGACGGCGCGGAGAAATTCCTGCGGGCGGCGTTTATCAACTCCGCGCTGCTTCACGCGTCGAAAATCGGAAACGTGTCGCATCAAAACGCGTCGAACACGCTCGCCGTCGCCGAAATTCCCGAATCGGCGGAGACCGCGCTCGCGTTCGAAATCGACGAGCAGACGCCGATTCTGCTCGCCGCCGAAAGGTTCTCGCCCGAAAAAATCTGCTACCTTTCGCACGACACCGACGGGCTTTCGCTCGTCTGGCGGCATGCAAACGCGGAGAAAAAAAATTCGGAGGCGGTGCTCTACAAAACGCCGCTCTCGCCCTATGTAAAAAAAATCTCCTACCTGATCCCCGACACAAACGGCTGGCGCGAGGAAGACGACCTCTCGAACATCGGCGACATGCCATCGTACGTCAAACTGCTGTTCGAGCGCGCCGGCGAAAAAATCGAACGGATAATCCCTCTGTCGGGCATGCTCGACCCAAACCTGAAATGA
- a CDS encoding discoidin domain-containing protein: MKKTIIAFVALAAALCSYAKPLKLDVPRSQLTGTPVPIKIDNLEAKAPNPEPNVPDDVSNIAKGKKVTSSDDFPLIGELELITDGDKEAAEGSYVELADKLQWVQIDLEKSAEIFAIAVWHYHSQERAYKDVVVQISDDPAFKSGVKTVFNNDNDNSAKLGKGDNKAYVETNLGKLMVVNPPVKGRYVRLYSNGNTSNDMNHYIEVEVFGR; the protein is encoded by the coding sequence ATGAAAAAAACAATCATCGCATTTGTGGCGCTCGCCGCCGCGCTTTGCTCCTACGCAAAGCCCCTTAAACTCGACGTTCCCCGCTCGCAGCTGACGGGAACTCCCGTGCCGATTAAAATCGACAACCTCGAAGCAAAAGCTCCGAATCCCGAACCCAACGTTCCGGACGACGTTTCGAACATCGCAAAGGGTAAGAAGGTAACGTCTTCGGACGACTTCCCTCTCATCGGCGAACTCGAACTCATCACCGACGGCGACAAGGAAGCGGCGGAAGGCTCGTATGTCGAACTCGCCGACAAGCTTCAGTGGGTTCAAATCGACCTCGAAAAGAGCGCGGAAATCTTCGCAATCGCGGTTTGGCACTACCACAGTCAGGAACGCGCCTACAAGGACGTAGTCGTCCAGATTTCCGACGACCCCGCGTTCAAGAGCGGCGTCAAGACCGTTTTCAATAACGACAACGACAACTCCGCCAAGCTCGGCAAGGGCGACAACAAGGCATACGTCGAAACAAACCTCGGCAAGCTCATGGTTGTAAATCCCCCCGTCAAGGGCAGATACGTTCGCCTCTATTCGAACGGCAACACTTCGAACGATATGAACCACTATATCGAAGTCGAAGTCTTCGGCAGATAA